The following are encoded in a window of Periplaneta americana isolate PAMFEO1 chromosome 13, P.americana_PAMFEO1_priV1, whole genome shotgun sequence genomic DNA:
- the Ak6 gene encoding adenylate kinase isoenzyme 6 isoform X2, with amino-acid sequence MASGRRALPNILVTGTPGVGKSTLCEQLAENTGLEWLEVGQIAKEFECFEEYDEVYQCPVLDEEKLLDEMEDKMSEGGRIVDYHGCDFFPERWFDIVFVLRTDNKWLYDRLVSRGYSGKKLEDNIQCEIFQTILEEAQGAYKPEIVHELRSDTPAEMEDNLEKITTWVEQWKNGACT; translated from the exons ATGGCTTCTGGTCGACGTGCTTTACCAAATATATTAGTAACAG GTACTCCTGGTGTCGGAAAATCAACATTATGTGAGCAACTGGCTGAAAATACAGGACTGGAGTGGCTCGAAGTGGGGCAGATAGCCAAGGAGTTTGAATGTTTCGAAGAGTATGATGAAGTTTATCAATGCCCAGTGCTGGATGAAGAGAAG CTCCTGGATGAGATGGAAGATAAGATGAGTGAAGGCGGAAGGATTGTTGATTATCATGGGTGCGATTTCTTCCCAGAGAGATGGTTTGACATCGTGTTTGTCCTGCGAACTGATAACAAATGGTTGTATGACAGGTTGGTCAGTAG AGGCTACTCTGGGAAGAAGCTGGAAGATAATATACAGTGTGAAATATTCCAAACTATACTGGAGGAAGCACAAGGGGCTTACAAACCAGAGATAGTACATGAGCTGCGAAGTGATACACCAGCTGAAATGGAAGACAATTTGGAGAAAATAACAACATGGGTGGAGCAATGGAAGAACGGGGCATGCACATGA
- the LOC138712387 gene encoding peptide deformylase, mitochondrial-like, with product MNVECDLRRKKRDSENMLVNASNLKLGIFYTLAIRQRHLATFRKFRQFYKEFWFPSPAPPPYNHICQIGDPVLRHNADRLNPDDIKSKEIIRILKIMRDVMHRYGSVGLAAPQIGVPLRIFAIEITEKILQTFTPDICRSREITVVPYKVFINPELKIVNYEKVQFPEACESVRGFSADVARYKEVLVTGLNDEGEPVSWQVSGWPARIVQHEMDHLSGRLYTDIMVRSSFTCTCWEQVNRTGGRIYVPFVPK from the exons ATGAACGTCGAATGTGATTTGCGAAGGAAGAAGCGCGATAGTGAAAATATGCTTGTGAATGCGTCGAATTTAAAACTAGGAATATTTTATACACTGGCAATTAGGCAGAGACATCTTGCCACGTTTCGTAAATTTAGACAATTTTACAAGGAATTTTGGTTTCCTTCACCGGCTCCTCCTCCATATAATCATATATGTCAAATCGGGGACCCTGTTCTACGACATAATGCAGATCGCTTGAATCCAGACGATATCAAAAGTAAGGAGATTATAAGG ATCCTAAAAATAATGCGTGATGTCATGCACAGATATGGCTCAGTAGGATTGGCTGCACCACAGATTGGAGTGCCACTTAGGATATTTGCAATAGAAATTACAGAGAAGATATTACAGACATTCACTCCAGATATTTGCAGATCGCGTGAAATAACTGTAGTACCTTACAAG GTTTTCATAAACCCTGAGCTTAAAATTGTCAATTATGAAAAGGTGCAGTTTCCAGAAGCATGTGAAAGTGTGAGAGGATTTTCAGCAGATGTTGCCCGTTACAAAGAAGTTCTGGTTACTG GTCTGAATGATGAAGGTGAACCAGTTTCTTGGCAGGTGTCTGGCTGGCCGGCTCGCATAGTTCAACATGAAATGGATCATCTTTCTGGGCGCCTATATACTGATATCATGGTCCGCTCATCATTTACGTGTACATGTTGGGAACAAGTGAACAGAACTGGTGGGAGAATTTATGTCCCATTTGTGCCTAAGTGA
- the Ak6 gene encoding adenylate kinase isoenzyme 6 isoform X1, producing MCRDIQCFQDWSADFGKKSDRIVTGGTPGVGKSTLCEQLAENTGLEWLEVGQIAKEFECFEEYDEVYQCPVLDEEKLLDEMEDKMSEGGRIVDYHGCDFFPERWFDIVFVLRTDNKWLYDRLVSRGYSGKKLEDNIQCEIFQTILEEAQGAYKPEIVHELRSDTPAEMEDNLEKITTWVEQWKNGACT from the exons ATGTGTAGAGACATTCAGTGTTTCCAGGATTGGAGTGCAGATTTTGGTAAGAAATCCGACAGgatcgttactggag GTACTCCTGGTGTCGGAAAATCAACATTATGTGAGCAACTGGCTGAAAATACAGGACTGGAGTGGCTCGAAGTGGGGCAGATAGCCAAGGAGTTTGAATGTTTCGAAGAGTATGATGAAGTTTATCAATGCCCAGTGCTGGATGAAGAGAAG CTCCTGGATGAGATGGAAGATAAGATGAGTGAAGGCGGAAGGATTGTTGATTATCATGGGTGCGATTTCTTCCCAGAGAGATGGTTTGACATCGTGTTTGTCCTGCGAACTGATAACAAATGGTTGTATGACAGGTTGGTCAGTAG AGGCTACTCTGGGAAGAAGCTGGAAGATAATATACAGTGTGAAATATTCCAAACTATACTGGAGGAAGCACAAGGGGCTTACAAACCAGAGATAGTACATGAGCTGCGAAGTGATACACCAGCTGAAATGGAAGACAATTTGGAGAAAATAACAACATGGGTGGAGCAATGGAAGAACGGGGCATGCACATGA